In one window of Gorilla gorilla gorilla isolate KB3781 chromosome 2, NHGRI_mGorGor1-v2.1_pri, whole genome shotgun sequence DNA:
- the BCL6 gene encoding B-cell lymphoma 6 protein isoform X2, whose product MASPADSCIQFTRHASDVLLNLNRLRSRDILTDVVIVVSREQFRAHKTVLMACSGLFYSIFTDQLKCNLSVINLDPEINPEGFCILLDFMYTSRLNLREGNIMAVMATAMYLQMEHVVDTCRKFIKASEAEMVPAIKPPREEFLNSRMLMPQDIMAYRGREVVENNLPLRSAPGCESRAFAPSLYSGLSTPPASYSMYSHLPVSSLLFSDEEFRDVRMPVANPFPKERALPCDSARPVPGEYSRPTLEVSPNVCHSNIYSPKETVPEEARSDMHYSVAEGLKPAAPSARNAPYFPCDKASKEEERPSSEDEIALHFEPPNAPLNRKGLVSPQSPQKSDCQPNSPTESCSSKNACILQASGSPPAKSPTDPKACNWKKYKFIVLNSLNQNAKPEGPEQAELGRLSPRAYTAPPACQPPMEPENLDLQSPTKLSASGEDSTIPQASRLNNIVNRSMTGSPRSSSESHSPLYMHPPKCTSCGSQSPQHAEMCLHTAGPTFPEEMGETQSEYSDSSCGEKPYRCNICGAQFNRPANLKTHTRIHSGEKPYKCETCGARFVQVAHLRAHVLIHTGEKPYPCEICGTRFRHLQTLKSHLRIHTGEKPYHCEKCNLHFRHKSQLRLHLRQKHGAITNTKVQYRVSATDLPPELPKAC is encoded by the exons ATGGCCTCGCCGGCTGACAGCTGTATCCAGTTCACCCGCCATGCCAGTGATGTTCTTCTCAACCTTAATCGTCTCCGGAGTCGAGACATCTTGACTGATGTTGTCATTGTTGTGAGCCGTGAGCAGTTTAGAGCCCATAAAACGGTCCTCATGGCCTGCAG tGGCCTGTTCTATAGCATCTTTACAGACCAGTTGAAATGCAACCTTAGTGTGATCAATCTAGATCCTGAGATCAACCCTGAGGGGTTCTGCATCCTCCTGGACTTTATGTACACATCTCGGCTCAATTTGCGGGAGGGCAACATCATGGCTGTGATGGCCACGGCTATGTACCTGCAGATGGAGCATGTTGTGGACACTTGCCGGAAGTTTATCAAGGCCAG tgaAGCAGAGATGGTTCCTGCCATCAAGCCCCCTCGTGAAGAGTTCCTCAACAGCCGGATGCTGATGCCCCAAGACATCATGGCCTATCGGGGTCGTGAGGTGGTGGAGAACAACCTGCCACTGAGGAGCGCCCCTGGGTGTGAGAGCAGAGCCTTTGCCCCCAGCCTGTACAGTGGCCTGTCCACACCGCCAGCCTCTTATTCCATGTACAGCCACCTCCCTGTCAGCAGCCTCCTCTTCTCCGATGAGGAGTTTCGGGATGTCCGGATGCCTGTGGCCAACCCCTTCCCCAAGGAGCGGGCACTCCCATGTGATAGTGCCAGGCCAGTTCCTGGTGAGTACAGCCGGCCGACTTTGGAGGTGTCCCCCAATGTGTGCCACAGCAATATCTATTCACCCAAGGAAACAGTCCCAGAAGAGGCACGAAGTGATATGCACTACAGTGTGGCTGAGGGCCTCAAGCCTGCTGCCCCCTCAGCCCGAAATGCCCCCTACTTCCCTTGTGACAAGGCCAGCAAAGAAGAAGAGAGACCCTCCTCGGAAGATGAGATTGCCCTGCATTTCGAGCCCCCCAATGCACCCCTGAACCGGAAGGGTCTGGTTAGTCCACAGAGCCCCCAGAAATCTGACTGCCAGCCCAACTCGCCCACAGAGTCCTGCAGCAGTAAGAATGCCTGCATCCTCCAGGCTTCTGGCTCCCCTCCAGCCAAGAGCCCCACTGACCCCAAAGCCTGCAACTGGAAGAAATACAAGTTCATCGTGCTCAACAGCCTCAACCAGAATGCCAAACCAGAGGGGCCTGAGCAGGCTGAGCTGGGCCGCCTTTCCCCACGAGCCTACACGGCCCCACCTGCCTGCCAGCCACCCATGGAGCCTGAGAACCTTGACCTCCAGTCCCCAACCAAGCTCAGTGCCAGCGGGGAGGACTCCACCATCCCACAAGCCAGCCGGCTCAATAACATCGTTAACAG GTCCATGACGGGCTCTCCCCGCAGCAGCAGCGAGAGTCACTCACCACTCTACATGCACCCCCCAAAGTGCACGTCCTGCGGCTCTCAGTCCCCACAGCATGCAGAGATGTGCCTCCACACCGCTGGCCCCACGTTCCCTGAGGAGATGGGAGAGACCCAGTCTGAGTACTCAGATTCTAGCTGTG GTGAGAAACCCTATCGTTGCAACATCTGTGGGGCCCAGTTCAACCGGCCAGCCAACCTGAAAACCCACACTCGAATTCACTCTGGAGAGAAGCCCTACAAATGCGAAACCTGCGGAGCCAGATTTGTACAG GTGGCCCACCTCCGTGCCCACGTGCTTATCCACACTGGTGAGAAGCCCTATCCCTGTGAAATCTGTGGCACCCGTTTCCGGCACCTTCAGACTCTGAAGAGCCACCTGCGAAtccacacaggagagaaaccttaccAT
- the BCL6 gene encoding B-cell lymphoma 6 protein isoform X1, giving the protein MASPADSCIQFTRHASDVLLNLNRLRSRDILTDVVIVVSREQFRAHKTVLMACSGLFYSIFTDQLKCNLSVINLDPEINPEGFCILLDFMYTSRLNLREGNIMAVMATAMYLQMEHVVDTCRKFIKASEAEMVPAIKPPREEFLNSRMLMPQDIMAYRGREVVENNLPLRSAPGCESRAFAPSLYSGLSTPPASYSMYSHLPVSSLLFSDEEFRDVRMPVANPFPKERALPCDSARPVPGEYSRPTLEVSPNVCHSNIYSPKETVPEEARSDMHYSVAEGLKPAAPSARNAPYFPCDKASKEEERPSSEDEIALHFEPPNAPLNRKGLVSPQSPQKSDCQPNSPTESCSSKNACILQASGSPPAKSPTDPKACNWKKYKFIVLNSLNQNAKPEGPEQAELGRLSPRAYTAPPACQPPMEPENLDLQSPTKLSASGEDSTIPQASRLNNIVNRSMTGSPRSSSESHSPLYMHPPKCTSCGSQSPQHAEMCLHTAGPTFPEEMGETQSEYSDSSCENGAFFCNECDCRFSEEASLKRHTLQTHSDKPYKCDRCQASFRYKGNLASHKTVHTGEKPYRCNICGAQFNRPANLKTHTRIHSGEKPYKCETCGARFVQVAHLRAHVLIHTGEKPYPCEICGTRFRHLQTLKSHLRIHTGEKPYHCEKCNLHFRHKSQLRLHLRQKHGAITNTKVQYRVSATDLPPELPKAC; this is encoded by the exons ATGGCCTCGCCGGCTGACAGCTGTATCCAGTTCACCCGCCATGCCAGTGATGTTCTTCTCAACCTTAATCGTCTCCGGAGTCGAGACATCTTGACTGATGTTGTCATTGTTGTGAGCCGTGAGCAGTTTAGAGCCCATAAAACGGTCCTCATGGCCTGCAG tGGCCTGTTCTATAGCATCTTTACAGACCAGTTGAAATGCAACCTTAGTGTGATCAATCTAGATCCTGAGATCAACCCTGAGGGGTTCTGCATCCTCCTGGACTTTATGTACACATCTCGGCTCAATTTGCGGGAGGGCAACATCATGGCTGTGATGGCCACGGCTATGTACCTGCAGATGGAGCATGTTGTGGACACTTGCCGGAAGTTTATCAAGGCCAG tgaAGCAGAGATGGTTCCTGCCATCAAGCCCCCTCGTGAAGAGTTCCTCAACAGCCGGATGCTGATGCCCCAAGACATCATGGCCTATCGGGGTCGTGAGGTGGTGGAGAACAACCTGCCACTGAGGAGCGCCCCTGGGTGTGAGAGCAGAGCCTTTGCCCCCAGCCTGTACAGTGGCCTGTCCACACCGCCAGCCTCTTATTCCATGTACAGCCACCTCCCTGTCAGCAGCCTCCTCTTCTCCGATGAGGAGTTTCGGGATGTCCGGATGCCTGTGGCCAACCCCTTCCCCAAGGAGCGGGCACTCCCATGTGATAGTGCCAGGCCAGTTCCTGGTGAGTACAGCCGGCCGACTTTGGAGGTGTCCCCCAATGTGTGCCACAGCAATATCTATTCACCCAAGGAAACAGTCCCAGAAGAGGCACGAAGTGATATGCACTACAGTGTGGCTGAGGGCCTCAAGCCTGCTGCCCCCTCAGCCCGAAATGCCCCCTACTTCCCTTGTGACAAGGCCAGCAAAGAAGAAGAGAGACCCTCCTCGGAAGATGAGATTGCCCTGCATTTCGAGCCCCCCAATGCACCCCTGAACCGGAAGGGTCTGGTTAGTCCACAGAGCCCCCAGAAATCTGACTGCCAGCCCAACTCGCCCACAGAGTCCTGCAGCAGTAAGAATGCCTGCATCCTCCAGGCTTCTGGCTCCCCTCCAGCCAAGAGCCCCACTGACCCCAAAGCCTGCAACTGGAAGAAATACAAGTTCATCGTGCTCAACAGCCTCAACCAGAATGCCAAACCAGAGGGGCCTGAGCAGGCTGAGCTGGGCCGCCTTTCCCCACGAGCCTACACGGCCCCACCTGCCTGCCAGCCACCCATGGAGCCTGAGAACCTTGACCTCCAGTCCCCAACCAAGCTCAGTGCCAGCGGGGAGGACTCCACCATCCCACAAGCCAGCCGGCTCAATAACATCGTTAACAG GTCCATGACGGGCTCTCCCCGCAGCAGCAGCGAGAGTCACTCACCACTCTACATGCACCCCCCAAAGTGCACGTCCTGCGGCTCTCAGTCCCCACAGCATGCAGAGATGTGCCTCCACACCGCTGGCCCCACGTTCCCTGAGGAGATGGGAGAGACCCAGTCTGAGTACTCAGATTCTAGCTGTG AGAACGGGGCCTTCTTCTGCAATGAGTGTGACTGCCGCTTCTCTGAGGAGGCCTCACTCAAGAGGCACACGCTGCAGACCCACAGTGACAAACCCTACAAGTGTGACCGCTGCCAGGCCTCCTTCCGCTACAAGGGCAACCTCGCCAGCCACAAGACCGTCCATACCG GTGAGAAACCCTATCGTTGCAACATCTGTGGGGCCCAGTTCAACCGGCCAGCCAACCTGAAAACCCACACTCGAATTCACTCTGGAGAGAAGCCCTACAAATGCGAAACCTGCGGAGCCAGATTTGTACAG GTGGCCCACCTCCGTGCCCACGTGCTTATCCACACTGGTGAGAAGCCCTATCCCTGTGAAATCTGTGGCACCCGTTTCCGGCACCTTCAGACTCTGAAGAGCCACCTGCGAAtccacacaggagagaaaccttaccAT